In Plodia interpunctella isolate USDA-ARS_2022_Savannah chromosome 22, ilPloInte3.2, whole genome shotgun sequence, the following proteins share a genomic window:
- the Orc6 gene encoding origin recognition complex subunit 6: protein MSVHNKTLTLIASKLGISDKEKLLNKAAEFERLLQMRNVAGSNMTDTSKVVICLDLAANVFGIEFDVKAAIKYSGLKPTMYTNCRKVVVNLLELNSDRLTVSTLCVTLQCASVQELADNILEEYQKQAKVELDLDLPQYVCMAVSQACRLSKVKVPKTKLIEKSRLKPAQWGKLDADWTKFVDDKFAVAKKKRGRPAKTAVVDETEQESMEIEEQKIEIQEPQTESYEDWKRRMLEAAYKELALLEQTQKIEKVPTTPRRSPRKTPQKFSPYKSPGKKNGVRLLFPLNI, encoded by the exons ATGTCTGTCCACAACAAAACACTAACATTGATAGCATCCAAATTAGGTATTAGtgataaagaaaaacttttaaa cAAAGCAGCGGAATTTGAGAGACTCCTTCAGATGAGAAATGTAGCCGGTAGTAACATGACAGACACAAGCAAAGTAGTGATCTGCTTGGATTTGGCTGCAAACGTTTTTGGGATTGAATTTGATGTg AAAGCTGCCATCAAATACTCCGGTTTGAAGCCTACAATGTATACAAACTGCCGGAAGGTGGTAGTGAACCTTCTGGAGCTGAACTCTGATAGGTTGACAGTGTCCACACTCTGTGTCACACTGCAGTGTGCAAGCGTGCAGGAGCTGGCTGACAACATATTAGAGGAGTACCAGAAGCAGGCTAAAgtg GAACTTGACCTCGATCTGCctcaatatgtgtgtatgGCAGTGTCTCAAGCTTGCAG GCTGTCCAAAGTGAAAGTGCCAAAGACAAAACTAATAGAGAAGTCTCGACTTAAGCCGGCACAGTGGGGCAAACTCGACGCGGACTGGACCAAATTTGTGGACGACAAATTTGCTGTAGCGAAGAAGAAGCGGGGACGACCTGCTAAAACTGCTGTAGTCGAtg AAACCGAACAAGAATCGATGGAAATAGAGGAGCAAAAAATCGAAATCCAAGAGCCACAGACAGAAAGCTACGAAGACTGGAAACGACGAATGCTAGAGGCGGCGTACAAAGAGTTGGCGCTTCTAGAACAAACACAGAAAATTGAGAAGGTCCCGACCACCCCTCGGAGATCTCCAAGGAAGACCCCGCAGAAATTCTCACCATATAAGAGTCCGGGTAAAAAAAATGGCGTCAGGTTACTCTTTCCGCTTAATATATAA